A single window of Dendropsophus ebraccatus isolate aDenEbr1 chromosome 5, aDenEbr1.pat, whole genome shotgun sequence DNA harbors:
- the RNPEP gene encoding aminopeptidase B yields MAELVQDVATASSYRDFQLQHFHLELQVDMEARKLRGSERLELRVLTESSELRLDSYPSLRVQRVRLEGAAAAELPWEEKPFTSYGSALVIRAPEAFPPGAPVVLTVEYEVGDNPGVCWLEPEQTAGKKKPYLYTQGQAVLNRCFFPCFDTPAVKSTYSANIKVPEGFTAIMSADSWSCQGDTYTFKMTHPIPSYLVALVVGDIVSAEVGPRSRVWAEPCLIEAAQKEYDGVIEEFLSVGEKLFGPYVWGRYDVLFMPPSFPFGGMENPCITFVTPCLLAGDRSLADVIIHEISHSWFGNLVTNANWGEFWLNEGFTMYAQRRISTELYGSAYTCLEAAAGRALLRQHMDASGEDHPLNRLRVKIEPGVNPDDTYNETPYEKGYCFVSYLAHLVGDQSKFDGFLKAYVDRYKFQSITADEALAFYLDYFPELKAKNVDKIKDFEFDHWLNTPGWPSFLPDLSAGDSLMKPAEALAQLWASSPLDLESIANVNITQWKTYQLVYFLDRILEKSPLPTGNIEELGKQYPKISEATNAELKLRWAQIVLKNDYQPHFHKVSNFLRSQGKQKYTLPLYRAMQAGSESARALAIETFKQTSSQLHYNVCNYVKKIMGL; encoded by the exons ATGGCGGAGCTCGTGCAGGACGTGGCCACCGCTTCCAGCTACCGCGACTTCCAGCTGCAGCACTTTCACCTGGAGCTGCAGGTGGACATGGAGGCGAGGAAGCTGCGCGGCTCCGAGAGGCTGGAGCTCCGCGTCCTGACAGAGAGCAGCGAGCTGCGGCTGGACTCCTACCCGAGCCTGCGGGTGCAGCGGGTCCGCCTGGAGGGGGCGGCCGCCGCCGAGCTGCCCTGGGAGGAGAAGCCGTTCACCAGCTACGGCAGCGCCCTGGTCATCCGGGCCCCGGAGGCTTTCCCGCCCGGGGCCCCCGTAGTGCTCACTGTGGAGTACGAGGTCGGGGACAACCCTGGG GTTTGTTGGTTAGAACCTGAGCAGACTGCTGGAAAGAAGAAGCCATACCTGTATACGCAGGGTCAGGCTGTGTTAAATCGCTGCTTTTTCCCTTGCTTTGATACGCCCGCTGTTAAAAGCACTTATTCTGCAAATATCAAG GTCCCAGAGGGTTTTACTGCAATCATGAGTGCCGATTCCTGGAGTTGCCAGGGTGACACTTATACCTTTAAAATGACGCATCCGATTCCTTCTTACCTTGTGGCCCTGGTAGTTGGGGATATCGTGTCTGCAGAAGTCGGGCCGAG GAGCAGGGTTTGGGCTGAACCGTGTTTAATTGAAGCTGCCCAAAAGGAGTATGATGGGGTAATAGAAGAATTCTTGAGTGTAGGAGAAAAACTGTTTGGACCATATGTTTGGGGAAG GTATGATGTTTTGTTCATGCCTCCATCTTTTCCGTTTGGTGGTATGGAGAACCCGTGTATAACAtttgtcaccccctgtctgctaGCTGGTGACCGTTCTCTGGCCGATGTAATTATCCATGAAATATCCCACAGCTGGTTTGGAAATTTGGTGACCAACGCAAACTGGGGCGAGTTTTGGCTGAATGAAGGTTTTACTATGTATGCTCAGCGAAGAATCAGCACAGAGCTCTATG GATCTGCATACACTTGTCTTGAAGCGGCCGCTGGACGAGCCCTTCTTCGTCAGCACATGGATGCATCAGGAGAGGATCATCCATTAAACAGACTGAGAGTCAAAATCGAGCCTG GGGTGAATCCAGATGACACTTATAATGAAACTCCATATGAAAAAGGATATTGCTTTGTCTCATACCTTGCCCACCTGGTTGGAGACCAGAGTAAATTTGATGGATTTCTAAAG GCTTATGTGGACAGATATAAGTTTCAGAGCATTACTGCAGATGAAGCTTTAGCATTTTATTTGGATTATTTTCCAGAGCTTAAGGCAAAGAATGTTGATAAAATTAAGG ACTTTGAGTTTGACCACTGGTTGAACACACCTGGCTGGCCGTCGTTCCTTCCAGATTTGTCTGCCGGTGACTCTCTGATGAAGCCGGCTGAAGCTTTGGCTCAGCTCTGGGCATCTTCACCACTTGACTTGGAGTCTATTGCTAATGTGAATATAACACAATGGAAAACCTATCAACTTGTCTACTTTTTGGATAGAATACTTGAAAAGTCACCGCTTCCAACAG GCAACATTGAAGAACTTGGAAAACAGTACCCAAAGATTTCTGAAGCGACCAATGCTGAACTCAAGCTCCGTTGGGCTCAGATTGTTTTGAAAAACGATTATCAACCTCACTTCCATAAAGTCAGTAATTTCCTGCGCAGCCAA GGAAAACAAAAGTATACATTACCATTGTACCGTGCTATGCAAGCCGGATCCGAATCTGCCCGCGCTTTAGCAATTGAGACCTTCAAGCAAACATCTTCACAGCTTCACTATAATGTCTGTAATTATGTGAAAAAGATCATGGGATTGTAA